In the Oncorhynchus keta strain PuntledgeMale-10-30-2019 chromosome 14, Oket_V2, whole genome shotgun sequence genome, one interval contains:
- the LOC118393241 gene encoding cyclin-dependent kinase 2-associated protein 1-like — protein MSLGMSYKPNLHQHVLGTSVNQVAVVHSTSTSISTLQSYRPVVNDYGPPSFSFSQSSSGSQVPQSKYAELLSIIEELGKEIRPTYAGSKSAMERLKRGIIHARGLVRECLAETERNARS, from the exons ATGTCTTTAGGAATGTCTTACAAGCCCAACCTCCATCAGCATGTTCTCGGAACTTCCGTGAACCAAG TTGCTGTTGTTCACTCTACTTCAACAAGCATATCAACACTGCAATCTTACAGGCCAGTAGTGAATGACTATGGACCACCATCTTTCAGCTTTTCACAG AGTTCAAGCGGAAGTCAAGTGCCTCAGAGTAAATATGCAGAACTGCTATCCATTATTGAAGAGCTTGGGAAGGAGATAAGACCAACTTATGCTGGGAGCAAAAGTGCCATGGAGAGACTAAAGCGAG GTATCATTCATGCCAGGGGGCTTGTACGTGAATGCTtggcagaaacagagagaaatgcaAGATCCTAA